A window from Flavobacterium gyeonganense encodes these proteins:
- a CDS encoding type II secretion system F family protein has translation MLLRSGVDFKKALEILGNQSNNKFEKELILQIKEKVVEGRSIYESMLETNQFSPYEYYSIQIGEETRKLEEVLGELQKYFNRKIQMKRQIISVMTYPTIVMLVTVLVLYFMLNKVVPMFSSVFKQFGSELPKSTQIILKISNHSGLIFSVVIGIIVGLIAIHMLFKDKNSYRSFTTNMVLKIPYFGNLIRKIYISRFCQAMNLLITSKTTLINSLTLTAKMIGFYPIEIAINQIKEDITRGASLNESLKKHTVFENKMVSMVEVAEQVNQLETMFERLTEQYNEEISHQTKMIGVILEPMIIIVIGAIVGVIMVSMYAPMFDLSKIINK, from the coding sequence ATGCTTTTGCGATCAGGTGTTGATTTTAAAAAGGCATTAGAAATTCTGGGCAATCAGTCTAATAATAAATTTGAGAAAGAGCTTATTCTGCAAATCAAGGAAAAAGTCGTTGAAGGAAGAAGTATTTACGAATCGATGCTTGAAACCAACCAGTTTTCACCTTATGAATATTACAGTATTCAGATTGGTGAGGAAACCCGAAAATTAGAAGAAGTTTTAGGGGAATTGCAAAAATATTTCAACCGAAAAATTCAGATGAAAAGGCAAATCATATCGGTAATGACTTATCCGACAATTGTGATGCTGGTTACCGTTTTGGTTCTTTATTTCATGCTGAATAAAGTGGTTCCAATGTTTAGTTCGGTCTTTAAACAATTTGGAAGCGAACTGCCAAAAAGTACACAGATTATTCTGAAAATATCAAATCATTCCGGACTTATTTTTTCTGTTGTCATTGGAATTATTGTCGGTTTGATTGCAATTCATATGTTATTCAAAGACAAAAACAGCTACAGATCGTTTACCACAAATATGGTTCTGAAAATTCCATACTTCGGAAACCTGATTCGGAAAATTTACATTTCACGGTTTTGTCAGGCCATGAACTTGTTGATTACGTCTAAAACAACCCTGATAAACTCGCTAACTTTAACAGCAAAAATGATAGGTTTTTATCCGATAGAAATCGCTATTAACCAAATAAAGGAAGACATTACCAGAGGAGCTTCTTTAAATGAAAGCTTAAAAAAGCATACGGTTTTCGAAAATAAAATGGTTTCTATGGTAGAAGTTGCTGAACAGGTAAACCAGCTGGAAACTATGTTTGAAAGGTTAACCGAACAATATAATGAAGAAATAAGCCATCAGACAAAAATGATCGGAGTGATTCTGGAACCCATGATTATTATTGTAATTGGAGCAATTGTTGGCGTCATTATGGTGTCTATGTATGCACCAATGTTTGACTTAAGTAAAATTATAAATAAATAG
- a CDS encoding PulJ/GspJ family protein yields MFRSAHNNSKYVPAFSIIEAVVGMAITAIIMGILFVIFSIVTGRMLDFKNQNQLVNDLNRLTYSLNKDIFEKEKMTVYETEIAFNGYAGERVLYQFSDDYILRNSETFIDTFRIKLNRMIMDTVKSKSEQFVFQKIKLNIESNEKEMDLRFYKRVYPNELLQTIKK; encoded by the coding sequence ATGTTCAGATCCGCCCATAACAATTCAAAATATGTACCCGCTTTTTCCATTATCGAAGCGGTTGTTGGTATGGCTATTACGGCTATTATCATGGGAATTTTGTTCGTTATTTTTTCAATTGTTACCGGAAGGATGCTGGACTTTAAAAACCAGAATCAATTAGTAAATGATTTGAATAGATTAACTTATAGTTTGAACAAAGATATTTTTGAAAAGGAAAAAATGACGGTTTATGAAACTGAAATAGCGTTTAACGGATATGCAGGAGAAAGAGTTTTGTATCAGTTCTCAGACGATTATATCCTGAGAAACAGTGAAACTTTCATTGATACATTCCGAATAAAATTAAACAGAATGATAATGGACACCGTAAAAAGCAAATCGGAACAATTTGTTTTTCAAAAAATAAAATTAAACATAGAATCAAACGAAAAGGAAATGGATTTACGATTTTATAAGAGAGTATATCCTAATGAATTATTACAAACAATTAAAAAATGA